From Variimorphobacter saccharofermentans, one genomic window encodes:
- a CDS encoding YjjG family noncanonical pyrimidine nucleotidase: MGQYQILLFDADGTIFDFDLCEKEALSQTFKKYNYPLDDEIMKKYEHINHSLWKQYELGQIDRNAVIYTRFGALFREIGIEDDGIAFEDDYQETLGMQHFFIKDAAEVLQNLYRKYELYIVTNGVTKTQYRRIQESKVDQYVKKIFVSEETGYQKPMVEYFDYCFARIENFDASKTMIIGDSLSSDIKGGNNAGITTCWFNPQKLNNTTDAIVDIEIHSLKQLYDILCFF, translated from the coding sequence ATGGGACAGTATCAAATTCTGCTTTTTGACGCGGATGGAACTATATTTGACTTTGATCTGTGTGAGAAAGAGGCGTTAAGTCAGACCTTTAAGAAATATAATTATCCCCTGGATGATGAGATAATGAAGAAATATGAGCATATTAATCATTCGCTGTGGAAGCAATATGAGCTGGGACAAATTGATCGAAATGCGGTGATCTATACTCGATTTGGAGCGCTGTTCCGGGAAATCGGGATAGAGGATGACGGGATTGCATTTGAAGATGATTATCAGGAAACTCTGGGGATGCAGCATTTCTTCATAAAGGATGCAGCTGAGGTATTACAGAATTTATATAGGAAATATGAGTTATACATTGTAACAAACGGGGTGACGAAGACACAATATCGCAGGATACAGGAATCCAAGGTGGACCAGTATGTAAAGAAAATATTCGTATCCGAGGAAACCGGATATCAGAAACCGATGGTAGAATACTTTGATTATTGTTTTGCACGTATTGAGAATTTCGATGCATCGAAAACCATGATTATTGGAGATTCCCTATCTTCGGATATAAAAGGTGGAAATAACGCAGGAATTACCACCTGTTGGTTCAATCCACAAAAATTAAACAACACCACGGATGCTATAGTTGATATAGAAATTCATTCGCTAAAACAATTATATGATATCCTATGTTTTTTCTAA
- the hypE gene encoding hydrogenase expression/formation protein HypE encodes MRIDMIHGNGGKQTSSLINDIFIKYFSNKVLNRLEDSAIVSVKGKIAFTTDSFVVSPIFFPGGDIGKLAVCGTVNDLSVMGATPKYLTVGFIIEEGIELDTIDKIANSMAMAAKEARVKIVAGDTKVIEGTGGIYINTSGIGEVEKAGISISNCKPGDVILLSGNLGDHQATILSQRMNMDNKIISDCAPLTSIVQNLIKESITIRCMRDITRGGLATVLNELASASKCGVDIEEDELPVSKEVRDLCTELELDPLYMANEGKMIAVVSKRQAMKALDIMKNSRYGKNAKIIGTITEGSGVMITSKQKGSRILEYMHDEGLPRIC; translated from the coding sequence ATGAGAATTGATATGATTCATGGCAATGGTGGAAAGCAAACCAGTAGCCTGATTAATGATATCTTTATAAAATATTTCAGCAATAAGGTATTAAACCGATTGGAGGATTCGGCGATCGTATCAGTAAAAGGAAAGATTGCGTTTACGACCGATTCCTTTGTTGTATCACCTATCTTTTTTCCGGGTGGTGATATTGGTAAGCTGGCAGTGTGCGGGACAGTCAATGATCTATCCGTTATGGGTGCAACTCCGAAGTATCTGACAGTCGGATTTATTATTGAAGAGGGTATTGAACTTGATACCATAGATAAGATTGCTAATTCCATGGCAATGGCCGCAAAGGAGGCTAGAGTAAAAATTGTTGCAGGCGATACTAAGGTGATCGAAGGTACCGGGGGTATTTATATTAACACCTCAGGAATCGGAGAGGTTGAAAAGGCCGGAATTAGTATTTCGAATTGTAAACCTGGGGATGTAATATTGCTTTCAGGGAATCTGGGAGATCATCAGGCAACGATACTTTCCCAGCGAATGAATATGGATAATAAGATAATCAGCGACTGTGCGCCGTTAACTTCTATTGTGCAAAATCTGATTAAGGAATCAATTACCATACGGTGTATGCGTGATATTACACGAGGTGGGCTTGCTACGGTTCTCAACGAGCTGGCTAGTGCTTCAAAGTGTGGAGTGGATATTGAAGAGGACGAATTGCCTGTCAGTAAAGAGGTGAGGGATCTGTGTACAGAGTTAGAACTGGATCCTCTCTATATGGCAAACGAGGGTAAAATGATCGCGGTGGTCTCAAAGAGGCAGGCCATGAAGGCTCTTGATATTATGAAAAACAGCAGGTATGGAAAGAATGCAAAAATCATCGGAACGATTACAGAGGGCAGTGGTGTAATGATTACCTCTAAGCAAAAGGGATCTCGGATATTGGAGTATATGCATGATGAGGGATTACCGAGAATTTGCTGA
- the serS gene encoding serine--tRNA ligase, translated as MLDLKFVRENPELVKENIKKKFQDNKLPLVDEVIALDIESRNVKQEADNLRFERNKISKEIGGLMAKGQREEAEQLKKKVTADSDRLAELEAKESELQEKIKKIMMTIPNIIDPSVPIGKDDSENVEVQKYGDPVVPDFDIPYHTEIMDKLNGIDLDSARKVAGNGFYYLMGNIARLHSAVISYARDFMIDRGFTYCIPPFMIRSEVVTGVMSFAEMDAMMYKIEGEDLYLIGTSEHSMIGKFIDTILPEESLPQTLTSYSPCFRKEKGAHGLEERGVYRIHQFEKQEMIVVCKPQDSMMWFDKLWQNTVDLFRSLDIPVRTLECCSGDLADLKVKSIDVEAWSPRQKKYFEVGSCSNLGDAQARRLKIRVVGEDGKYFAHTLNNTVVAPPRMLIAFLENNLNADGSVNIPKALQPYMGGMTVIK; from the coding sequence ATGTTGGATTTAAAATTTGTCAGAGAAAATCCTGAGCTGGTAAAGGAAAATATCAAAAAGAAATTTCAGGATAATAAGCTTCCGCTGGTCGATGAGGTAATCGCCCTGGATATTGAGAGTAGAAATGTGAAACAGGAAGCTGATAACTTAAGATTCGAACGAAATAAGATATCCAAAGAGATCGGTGGCCTTATGGCAAAAGGTCAGAGGGAGGAAGCGGAACAGCTGAAAAAGAAGGTAACTGCTGATTCCGATCGTCTTGCAGAACTGGAAGCTAAGGAAAGCGAGTTACAGGAAAAAATTAAGAAGATTATGATGACAATTCCAAATATCATAGATCCCAGCGTTCCAATTGGTAAGGATGACAGTGAGAACGTAGAGGTTCAGAAATACGGAGATCCCGTTGTACCGGATTTTGATATTCCATACCATACAGAGATCATGGATAAGCTGAATGGTATTGATCTTGACAGCGCCCGAAAGGTTGCAGGTAACGGCTTCTATTATCTCATGGGAAATATTGCACGTCTCCATTCCGCAGTCATATCCTATGCAAGAGATTTCATGATTGACCGTGGATTTACCTATTGCATCCCTCCTTTTATGATTCGAAGTGAGGTTGTTACGGGTGTAATGAGTTTTGCCGAAATGGATGCCATGATGTATAAAATTGAAGGAGAAGATCTTTATCTCATTGGTACCAGTGAGCATTCTATGATTGGTAAGTTTATTGATACCATTCTTCCAGAGGAAAGCCTTCCCCAGACTCTGACCAGCTACTCTCCCTGCTTCCGAAAAGAAAAGGGAGCTCATGGCTTAGAGGAACGTGGTGTTTACCGTATTCACCAATTTGAAAAGCAAGAAATGATTGTTGTATGTAAGCCTCAAGACAGTATGATGTGGTTTGATAAACTATGGCAGAATACAGTGGACCTGTTCCGCTCCTTGGATATTCCGGTAAGAACCTTAGAGTGTTGTTCCGGAGATTTGGCTGACTTAAAGGTTAAATCCATTGACGTGGAAGCATGGTCACCCAGACAAAAGAAGTATTTTGAAGTCGGCAGCTGTTCCAACTTGGGAGATGCGCAGGCTCGCCGCTTAAAGATCAGAGTGGTTGGCGAAGACGGAAAATACTTTGCTCACACCTTGAATAACACCGTAGTTGCTCCTCCCCGTATGCTGATTGCCTTCCTTGAGAATAATCTGAACGCAGACGGTTCAGTGAATATTCCGAAAGCATTACAGCCATATATGGGTGGTATGACTGTAATCAAGTAG
- a CDS encoding class I adenylate-forming enzyme family protein — protein sequence MPITEILSRNAEMYGQEICLTEINLDLQESHHVIWREYELIENNPAGEYRREMTWRVFDEKANRMANLLLKRGIKKGDKVAILLMNCLEWLPIYFGILKAGAIAVPLNFRYTAEEIKYCLELSDTIALVFGPEFIGRLESIYDQIPMVRTLFYAGENRPTFAESYDRLTANCSSEAPQIALSDEDDAAIYFSSGTTGFPKAILHTHKSLMSACITENKHHGQTREDNFLCIPPLYHTGAKMHWFGSLLAGSKAVLLRGIKPEWILKTVSEEKITIVWLLVPWAQDILDAIDSGELKLEDYDLSRWRLMHIGAQPVPPSLIRRWKKYFPNHQYDTNYGLSESIGPGCVHLGVENIHKVGAIGVPGYNWETMIVDENRQPVKQGEVGELAVKGPGVMKCYYKDPKATEAVLKDGWLFTGDMARMDEDGFIYLVDRKKDVIISGGENLYPVQIEDFLRAHTAIKDVAVIGLPDKRLGEIAAAIIELKPGCTCTEKEIEAFCAPMPRYKRPRKVIFDKVPRNPTGKIEKPRLREKYGVAGLVAAETQR from the coding sequence ATGCCAATCACTGAAATACTATCACGGAATGCGGAGATGTATGGACAGGAAATCTGTCTGACAGAGATAAATCTGGATCTTCAGGAGAGTCATCATGTAATCTGGCGAGAATACGAATTGATTGAAAATAATCCGGCCGGTGAATATCGTCGAGAAATGACTTGGCGTGTTTTTGATGAAAAAGCAAACCGTATGGCCAATTTACTCTTGAAGAGAGGTATTAAAAAAGGAGATAAGGTAGCAATCTTATTGATGAACTGTCTGGAATGGCTACCGATATATTTTGGTATACTGAAAGCAGGAGCAATCGCAGTTCCTTTGAATTTCCGATATACAGCGGAAGAGATAAAGTATTGTCTGGAATTATCGGATACAATAGCGTTAGTATTTGGCCCTGAATTCATTGGTCGTCTTGAAAGCATATATGATCAGATTCCCATGGTGAGAACTTTATTCTATGCTGGGGAAAATCGTCCGACCTTTGCAGAAAGCTATGATCGTTTGACTGCGAATTGCTCATCCGAAGCACCTCAGATTGCGTTATCGGATGAGGATGATGCTGCAATTTACTTTTCCTCCGGAACAACAGGATTTCCAAAAGCCATCTTACATACACATAAAAGCCTGATGTCAGCTTGTATCACAGAAAATAAGCATCATGGACAAACCAGAGAGGACAACTTCCTCTGTATACCGCCATTGTACCATACAGGAGCGAAAATGCACTGGTTCGGTAGTCTGCTAGCCGGTAGCAAGGCTGTATTACTGAGGGGAATTAAACCAGAATGGATATTAAAAACAGTATCTGAAGAGAAGATTACGATTGTGTGGCTTCTTGTTCCGTGGGCACAGGATATTCTGGATGCCATTGACAGCGGAGAATTAAAATTGGAGGACTATGATTTATCCAGGTGGAGACTGATGCATATCGGAGCCCAGCCGGTTCCGCCGAGTCTGATCCGTCGCTGGAAGAAGTATTTCCCTAATCATCAATATGATACGAATTACGGACTGAGCGAATCCATCGGACCAGGATGTGTACATCTTGGTGTGGAGAATATACATAAAGTAGGAGCGATTGGCGTTCCAGGATATAATTGGGAGACGATGATCGTTGATGAGAATAGACAGCCTGTGAAACAGGGAGAGGTCGGTGAATTAGCTGTAAAGGGACCCGGTGTTATGAAATGCTATTACAAGGATCCGAAGGCTACTGAAGCGGTACTGAAGGACGGGTGGCTGTTTACCGGTGATATGGCACGTATGGATGAGGACGGCTTTATCTATCTTGTTGATCGAAAGAAGGACGTAATCATTAGTGGAGGAGAAAATCTGTATCCCGTACAAATCGAAGATTTCCTTCGTGCCCATACTGCAATTAAAGATGTTGCAGTGATTGGTTTACCGGATAAACGTCTGGGTGAAATTGCAGCAGCAATCATCGAGCTAAAGCCTGGATGCACCTGTACGGAGAAAGAAATAGAAGCCTTCTGCGCACCGATGCCTCGTTATAAACGTCCTCGAAAGGTCATCTTTGATAAGGTACCCCGTAACCCAACCGGTAAAATTGAAAAGCCTCGCTTGCGTGAAAAATATGGAGTTGCCGGATTGGTAGCGGCAGAAACACAGCGATAA
- a CDS encoding ABC transporter permease, whose product MRKSIFRLIFRKLRRHLPQLIGMTLLVLVGTAFFVTLYTIYLSYEDYANELFQTQGYADVTFYGEFDSDDVAVVEEEASIQQVQGRNVMDFRDGDITLRAITLTEGINTPYLYEGVLPVNSNECAVLNKHAQARNINLGDKMTVDGRELSVTALVASPEYVYMVQNERAMMAGANRFGVVFVSEGFFENTYNEIVALGDINKDTAKDLGETIGAVKTVIQSDQLNKVLFREDLKQIRTFSFVFPSIFALLIIMIIYVMCKRTISMERRQIGSYKALGVTGGRLLIIYTAQSAIMALIGALLGCIAAALLCDTIIEFFSSMFEVPELSFTFYPLLWGVVILACTLICVSAAIISVRCVLKPMPAELMRSRMPSGGKRILLERVAFLWNRMSFNTRYAFKSTLRNKGRFLAVFLGMCGSCALLTFALGFFNSAKYTQDTYFEDFIHYDALIELNPMLLEMEHPIEQYLDESSRALALPVEIKGKEYRLFIVQNNFDMLQLDTQRIEEGIMIPEYFAQQWNVTEGDTLMIDDTEVRVSGVFEQSFGLSLYTSYDYANDILEDFQLVYNVIFARDANVDALKELSREQGFEYSTQTDDKTSFASVMESLDTLIWFMLACAIILGLTVLYTVGLMNLSAREYEYMFMGVMGYPIKSIMLAHIKEAVMQLLLALPTGFLLGYGILNVVKTAFSGDNFVLSATIYTESYIYAGFIVIIMAVFIAIISRLRIVKLDIVEGLKVRDE is encoded by the coding sequence ATGAGAAAATCGATATTTCGCCTGATATTCCGTAAGCTACGTCGCCACCTGCCACAGCTAATAGGTATGACGTTGCTCGTGCTTGTGGGAACAGCTTTCTTTGTAACTCTTTACACCATATATTTGAGTTATGAAGACTATGCAAATGAACTGTTTCAGACCCAAGGCTATGCTGATGTGACCTTTTATGGTGAGTTTGACTCTGATGATGTGGCAGTGGTGGAAGAAGAAGCGAGCATTCAACAGGTGCAGGGGCGGAATGTAATGGACTTTCGAGATGGTGATATAACGCTACGTGCAATTACATTGACGGAAGGGATTAATACTCCGTACCTATATGAAGGGGTATTGCCAGTAAATTCAAATGAATGTGCTGTTCTGAATAAACATGCCCAAGCTCGTAACATAAACTTAGGAGATAAGATGACAGTGGATGGGCGTGAGTTATCTGTTACCGCTTTAGTCGCATCTCCCGAATATGTGTATATGGTTCAAAATGAACGCGCGATGATGGCTGGAGCCAATCGCTTTGGAGTGGTGTTTGTAAGTGAGGGCTTTTTTGAGAACACATATAACGAAATCGTTGCTTTGGGTGATATTAATAAGGATACTGCAAAAGACCTAGGAGAGACAATCGGGGCAGTAAAAACGGTGATTCAAAGTGATCAATTGAATAAAGTATTATTCCGTGAGGATCTTAAGCAAATTAGAACATTTTCATTTGTATTTCCATCTATTTTTGCACTTCTGATTATTATGATAATCTACGTGATGTGTAAACGCACCATATCCATGGAACGCAGGCAGATCGGTTCTTATAAAGCGTTGGGGGTAACAGGTGGCAGGCTGTTGATAATCTATACTGCTCAGTCGGCAATAATGGCTCTAATAGGTGCATTACTTGGATGTATCGCTGCGGCTCTGCTCTGTGACACCATAATCGAATTTTTCTCATCCATGTTCGAGGTTCCCGAGCTTTCATTCACATTCTATCCTTTACTGTGGGGAGTTGTAATTCTTGCCTGTACACTGATCTGTGTGTCAGCTGCGATTATTAGTGTACGATGTGTATTAAAGCCCATGCCAGCGGAACTGATGCGATCCCGGATGCCATCAGGCGGAAAGCGCATTCTATTGGAGAGAGTAGCCTTTCTCTGGAACAGAATGTCGTTTAATACCCGATACGCATTTAAGAGCACCCTTCGTAATAAAGGACGGTTCCTGGCGGTATTTCTGGGCATGTGTGGTTCGTGCGCCCTGCTTACATTTGCACTGGGATTTTTTAACTCAGCGAAATACACGCAGGATACCTACTTTGAGGATTTTATTCATTATGATGCATTGATAGAGCTTAATCCCATGCTATTGGAGATGGAGCATCCCATAGAACAGTATCTCGATGAGAGTAGCCGTGCACTGGCATTACCCGTAGAGATTAAGGGGAAAGAGTATCGGCTCTTTATAGTTCAAAACAATTTCGATATGTTACAGCTTGATACGCAGCGTATCGAGGAAGGTATAATGATTCCCGAATATTTTGCCCAGCAATGGAATGTAACGGAGGGAGATACTCTTATGATTGATGATACTGAGGTCAGGGTATCTGGTGTATTTGAACAGAGCTTTGGACTTTCTCTATACACCAGCTACGATTATGCGAATGATATTCTGGAGGACTTTCAACTGGTCTATAATGTAATATTTGCACGGGATGCCAATGTAGATGCGTTGAAAGAACTAAGCCGTGAACAGGGCTTTGAATATTCTACGCAGACAGATGATAAAACAAGCTTTGCATCCGTAATGGAAAGTCTGGATACATTAATCTGGTTCATGTTAGCCTGTGCAATCATACTTGGACTTACGGTTTTGTATACGGTGGGCCTTATGAACCTCTCAGCCAGGGAATATGAGTATATGTTCATGGGCGTAATGGGATATCCCATCAAAAGCATAATGCTTGCTCACATTAAGGAAGCAGTTATGCAGTTGCTATTAGCATTACCCACTGGATTTTTGCTGGGTTATGGTATTCTAAATGTCGTTAAGACAGCATTCTCAGGCGATAACTTTGTACTATCTGCAACAATCTATACGGAAAGCTATATATATGCTGGCTTCATTGTAATTATAATGGCAGTCTTCATCGCTATCATCAGTAGACTACGGATTGTCAAGCTGGATATTGTAGAAGGATTAAAGGTCAGAGATGAATAA
- a CDS encoding ABC transporter ATP-binding protein, translated as MKLYTLKALSKNYGEGDSLVRALKDIHLEIPAGKFIVVLGASGSGKSTLLNMLGCMDRPTSGQILFEDTDITAYNKREMTQFRKNTIGFVFQSYNLLPDLSAVENVEFSTEMAGLTRADAERALAMVGLTDRISHFPGQLSGGEQQRVSIARAIAKRPKVLLCDEPTGALDFETGIMVLEVLKQIHKEQGTSILFITHSQEIAKIADIVIRMRSGEILSVTNNECPLEPGEVEW; from the coding sequence ATGAAACTGTATACTTTAAAAGCATTATCCAAGAATTATGGCGAGGGCGACTCATTGGTACGTGCGTTAAAGGATATACATCTTGAAATTCCGGCTGGCAAGTTTATCGTGGTATTGGGAGCAAGCGGCTCCGGTAAATCCACATTACTTAATATGCTTGGCTGCATGGACAGACCAACCAGTGGACAAATACTTTTTGAAGATACGGATATCACAGCGTACAACAAACGTGAAATGACACAATTTCGTAAAAATACCATTGGCTTTGTATTCCAGAGCTACAACCTGCTTCCTGATTTAAGTGCGGTAGAGAATGTTGAGTTTTCTACAGAGATGGCAGGGTTGACTCGGGCCGATGCGGAAAGAGCGTTAGCGATGGTTGGTTTGACTGATCGTATCAGTCACTTTCCGGGGCAGCTCTCCGGAGGGGAACAACAACGTGTATCCATTGCAAGAGCTATCGCAAAACGTCCAAAGGTATTGCTATGTGATGAGCCTACGGGTGCTCTGGACTTTGAGACGGGTATTATGGTGCTGGAGGTACTAAAACAGATTCATAAAGAACAGGGAACATCAATCCTTTTTATAACCCATAGCCAGGAGATTGCCAAGATCGCGGATATTGTAATCCGGATGCGAAGTGGCGAGATCTTAAGTGTCACCAATAACGAATGTCCACTCGAACCAGGGGAGGTTGAATGGTAA
- a CDS encoding TetR/AcrR family transcriptional regulator, whose amino-acid sequence MSPKILTEQEKQFQKHKLLEKGKELLYSYGIKKTSVEDITKAAGMAKGSFYKHYDSKEALFLEIITQLHEDIFRQAENFLSEQSSEPFIERVRSFIRMCFHSQELISIFKYHGEIEEMMLEMQANSNTGVVYLMDLEHQAYEKLLNMFHIDTQKVNPGVVHNYLHAVYFGMANKNMMKSDCIDDTFEALINGLIIYILGGIS is encoded by the coding sequence ATGTCACCAAAGATCCTGACAGAACAGGAAAAGCAATTTCAGAAGCATAAGCTTCTCGAAAAAGGCAAAGAACTTCTATATTCATATGGTATCAAGAAAACCAGTGTTGAAGATATTACAAAAGCTGCCGGTATGGCGAAGGGGAGTTTTTATAAGCATTATGATTCCAAGGAAGCTTTATTTTTGGAGATTATAACGCAGTTACACGAAGATATATTTCGTCAGGCTGAGAACTTCTTATCAGAACAGTCATCGGAGCCCTTTATTGAACGAGTACGAAGTTTTATTCGCATGTGCTTTCATTCGCAAGAACTCATTTCCATTTTTAAATATCACGGTGAGATTGAAGAAATGATGCTGGAAATGCAAGCAAACTCCAATACAGGTGTTGTTTACCTGATGGACCTGGAACACCAGGCCTATGAAAAGCTGCTGAATATGTTTCATATTGATACACAGAAAGTGAATCCAGGTGTGGTACACAATTACTTACATGCAGTATATTTTGGAATGGCAAATAAGAACATGATGAAAAGCGATTGTATTGATGATACATTTGAGGCACTGATTAACGGATTAATTATATATATATTAGGAGGTATTTCATGA
- a CDS encoding acyl-CoA reductase, translating into MRTLHRNKGYLQTVALLCATNEIAELSELFLKAGATRITTVKDMSRMLCGEAHDGEYPLRRHSRIVEF; encoded by the coding sequence ATTCGGACATTGCATCGTAATAAAGGATATTTACAAACAGTAGCGCTTCTCTGTGCTACAAATGAAATAGCAGAGCTTTCTGAACTTTTCCTAAAGGCCGGGGCAACAAGAATTACCACGGTAAAGGATATGTCCAGAATGCTCTGCGGAGAAGCTCATGACGGTGAGTATCCTCTGAGAAGGCATTCCAGAATTGTGGAGTTTTAA
- a CDS encoding MFS transporter: MSVNLNWKKNAVLFLISQNISLFGSLLVQYAITWYITLESESGIMVTLSIVSGFLPTLFLSPFAGVWADRYNRKLLIALSDSLIAISTLGLAILFMLGYNSIWLLFIVSAIRSLGSGIQTPAISAFLPEFIPEDKLIKVNGINSSIQSLEALIAPILSGALLTVASMESIFFIDVVTAATAVSILLLFLRIPYHAKTEERKGVSYFQDMMKGIKYINQHSFIKTLFIFSAFFFISAAPLAFLTPLQVARSFGDDVWRLSMIEITFSIGMMLGGILVASWGGFKNKHYTMVVSCFFMSGCTIALGLIPDFWIYSFIMGVVGLVMPMFNTPFTVLLQQRVDADYMGRVFGVLSMISSSMMPLAMLLFGPMSDYIRIEWLLVGTGILMLIITIIMTGNKNLIEAGKLVE; encoded by the coding sequence ATGTCTGTGAATTTGAATTGGAAGAAGAATGCGGTATTATTTTTAATTAGCCAGAACATATCTTTGTTTGGCTCCTTATTGGTTCAATATGCTATTACCTGGTATATAACACTAGAATCAGAATCAGGGATCATGGTAACATTATCCATCGTAAGCGGATTTCTACCTACCTTGTTCTTGTCACCCTTTGCCGGAGTATGGGCAGATCGGTATAATCGCAAATTACTGATTGCTCTATCGGATTCACTTATTGCGATTTCCACCCTTGGGCTGGCTATTCTGTTCATGCTTGGTTATAATTCAATATGGCTTCTCTTTATTGTATCTGCGATACGTTCGCTTGGCTCCGGCATCCAGACTCCGGCAATTAGTGCCTTTTTACCGGAATTTATACCGGAGGACAAGCTGATAAAGGTAAATGGAATCAATAGCAGTATCCAGTCTTTGGAAGCCTTGATTGCTCCTATATTAAGCGGAGCTTTGCTCACAGTGGCATCCATGGAATCCATCTTTTTTATTGATGTGGTAACGGCTGCGACGGCGGTCTCAATATTACTTTTATTTTTACGCATTCCATACCATGCTAAAACAGAGGAAAGAAAAGGTGTTAGCTATTTTCAGGATATGATGAAAGGAATAAAGTATATTAATCAGCACAGCTTTATAAAAACACTGTTTATTTTCAGTGCATTCTTTTTCATATCAGCCGCGCCTTTAGCTTTTTTAACGCCATTGCAGGTTGCCAGAAGCTTTGGAGATGATGTATGGCGTCTGTCTATGATTGAGATAACTTTCTCTATCGGTATGATGTTAGGAGGAATCCTGGTTGCCTCCTGGGGTGGGTTTAAGAATAAACATTACACTATGGTAGTATCCTGCTTTTTTATGTCAGGTTGTACGATTGCGCTAGGATTAATCCCTGACTTTTGGATTTACTCCTTTATTATGGGAGTTGTCGGTCTTGTAATGCCGATGTTTAATACCCCGTTTACCGTGTTATTACAGCAACGGGTTGATGCGGATTATATGGGAAGGGTGTTCGGGGTACTCAGTATGATCTCCAGTTCCATGATGCCTCTTGCCATGCTGCTATTTGGTCCAATGTCAGATTATATCAGGATAGAATGGCTATTGGTAGGAACCGGAATACTTATGCTTATCATTACTATTATTATGACTGGCAATAAAAACTTAATAGAAGCCGGAAAACTGGTTGAATAA
- a CDS encoding DUF523 domain-containing protein has protein sequence MNILISACLMGVNCRYDGVGMWIEHLDELMKKYHLIPVCPEIFGGMSTPREPAERIKDKVITRIGEDVTEYYKKGAQEVLNLAKLYQCEYAILKERSPSCGCGKIYDGTFTHTQIDGDGVLAELLISEGIKVLGESNVQELL, from the coding sequence ATGAATATCTTAATTAGTGCTTGTTTAATGGGCGTGAATTGTCGCTATGATGGGGTAGGAATGTGGATAGAACATCTGGATGAGCTGATGAAAAAGTATCATCTTATTCCGGTATGTCCCGAAATATTCGGTGGTATGAGTACTCCCAGGGAGCCTGCCGAGCGGATTAAGGATAAGGTAATTACCAGAATAGGAGAGGATGTTACGGAATACTATAAAAAAGGTGCACAAGAAGTACTGAATCTGGCAAAGCTATATCAGTGTGAGTATGCCATTTTAAAGGAGCGCAGTCCTTCCTGTGGATGTGGAAAAATCTATGATGGAACCTTTACTCATACACAGATAGATGGAGATGGAGTACTTGCCGAATTATTAATATCCGAAGGAATTAAGGTACTTGGAGAATCAAATGTTCAGGAATTATTATAA
- a CDS encoding MBL fold metallo-hydrolase produces the protein MDKINIRNLGVGAIEINVNNKRVLIDAFITICKAKEIQNDDIFIFTHDDADHFLADELPDIRTSNTFIIGFMIS, from the coding sequence ATGGATAAAATCAATATCAGAAATCTTGGTGTTGGGGCTATTGAAATCAATGTAAATAATAAAAGAGTTCTTATTGATGCTTTTATTACCATTTGTAAGGCTAAGGAAATTCAAAATGACGATATATTTATTTTTACTCATGATGATGCAGATCATTTTCTCGCAGACGAATTACCGGATATCAGGACATCCAATACCTTTATTATAGGTTTCATGATATCCTGA